The genomic region TCAGGTTTTCCAAGCTTTCCTTGGCAGCAAAGGCCACGGCCAGGCCCCCGATGCCCAGCCCCCCAATCAGGGCCGTAACGTCTACCCCAAACACGCGGCCCAGCACGCCCAGAAACGCCAGCACAATGATGAGTACTTTTATCAGATCCTTGGCAAAGGGCACCAATTCGGCCTGTAGTCCTCCGCCAGTACTGGTGCGCCGCTGAAATACCAGCACCGCAAAATCCACGAGGCGCAGGGCAATCCAGGCCACGCCCCAGATAATCCCGATCTGATAGAGCCGGAACAGCGCCACTTTCGGCCAAGGCTCGTTGTGGGCCAGCTCCGAGCTGCGCACCGGGTAGTCGAGCACCTGAAACGCCAGGTAAATCGTCACGAAAAATACCACGATGGACAGCGGTCGGATCAGCAGCGCCTGAAACTGGGCTTCACTGACCCCCTCGGTTTTCTGGCGAATAAACCGGAACACCACCCGCGACACCAGCCGCGACAGCAGCGTTTTGAACGCGTAGCCAAACAGCAAAATGCCCACGCACCACAGGTAGGCGGCCACATTGTTGCCCAGAAAACGGTAGTGCAGGATTTCGGTAAGGGTCATGGAAGGAGCGCGTTGTACGCGCCCGCCGGCCTGGGCCAGCCACGCAGACGCGTAGGTAAGTGAGCGGAAAAACAGTTCCGCACCAGCGTAGAGTACAGTTGAACGGACGCGGTGCCGGCGGGCGCGTGCAACGCGCCCCTACGCTATACCAACTGGCGCAGGGCCATTTCAAACGACTTCTGGGCCACGCCGGTTCGCGCGTCGCCTTGCTGGCGGGTGCGCTCCAGGGCCCGGCGGATAATGCGCGAGGTGTCGCCGAAAATGGCCTGGTCGGTGATTTCGGCGTTGGTTTCCATCAGGTAGGCAAACACGCGGGCCATGCCGCAGTTGGCCACGAAGTCGGGAATGACGGAGGTGTGCTGGTCGGCAAACTCGCCGGTGGGGCCGAAGAAGATTTCCGGGTCCTGGAACGGTACGTTGGCGCCGCACGAAATCACCTCCAGGCCGCCCGCAATCAGCTGCTCCACCTGCTGGCGCGTGACGAGGCGCGAGGCCGCCGCCGGAATGAAGATTTCGGCTCCGCTGCTCCAGATGCGCTGGTTCACCTCGTCAAACGACAGCAGATCCGGCGCGGTGAGGGCGTTGCCTTCGCGCTGCAGAAACAGCGTGCGGATTTCTTCCAGCGAGAAGCCCTCTTCCTTGATCAGGCCGCCGGCCCGGTCGATGATGCCCGTGATGCGCGCGCCCTGGCTGGCCAGGTAGTAAGCCGCCGCGGCGCCCACGTTGCCCCAGCCCTGCACCACGGCGCGCTTGCCGGCCACGCTCCGGTCGCCCCACAGCTCGTAGTAGTGGCGCACGGCTTCGGCCACGCCGTAGCCCGTAATCAGGTCGGCCACGGTGTATTTGCGGCTCAGGTCGGGCGTGAAGGCGGCATCTTCCAGCACCTTCACCACGCCCTGGCGCAGCTGGCCCAGCTTCTGAATCTTCTGGGGCTCAGTGGCGCGGTAGTGGCCGTTCACGATGCCTTCCTGCGGGTGCCAGAGGCCGTAGTCCTCCGTAATCGGAATGACGTCGTGGATTTCGTCCACGTTCAGGTCGCCGCCGGTGCCGTAGTAGTTCTTTAGCAGCGGAATGACGGCCCGGTACCAGCGCTCCAGCACGCCGCGCTTGCGTGGGTCCTGCGGGTCGAAGTTGATGCCCGACTTGGCACCTCCGATGGCGGGGCCCGACACCGTAAACTTCACTTCCATGGTTTTGGCCAGGCTTTCCACCTCGCGCTTGTCCAGGCCCTTGCGCATGCGGGTGCCGCCGCCGGCCGCGCCGCCGCGCAACGAGTTAATCACCACCCAGCCTTCGGCTTCCGTTTCGGCGTCTTTCCACTCGAAGACAATTTCAGGACGCTTATTCTCGAATTTGGCCAGCAGGTCTTTCATGGGCGGGGAAGAAAAGGGTAGGTAGGATGGCAGTAATTTTGTTGGCCAAAGGTAAGCAGCCCCCCGTAAGAATTGGGGTCTTTACTGCGTTAGGGCAGCAAATAGGGTTGTCTGCCTGCCTAGTATGGCCTTGGTTTTTCTGGTTCGATTTCTGTTACCGGAACTCTTTAAGGCGTAAATATCGTAGTAGGCATATTCCTGACGACAACGTCCTCCACCTCGCCACCGTAGTACCCTCCTATGAAACCTTTGCTGTCACGAGTAGAATCTAAAAAAGTAGACAAGGCTGCTGCCATGCTTAAGGTATTGGCGCACCCGAAGCGTTTAGCCATTGTTGACCTGCTGGGCAAAGAGGATAAGATGACCGTAACGGAAATCTACCGCTCGCTCGATCTGCCGCAGGCTATTGCTTCCCAGCACCTGATTACCCTCAAAGACCGCGGCATTCTGTCGTCGTTCAAGGTGGGTACCAAAATCTACTACTCGCTGTCCATTCCCAAGCTGCTCGATGTTATCGACTCGCTGGAAGAGTGCTGCGACACGATGTAAGCGCGGCTTACTTCGTTCTTCCTAATCGAAAAAGACCGCCAGTTGACGGTCTTTTTTCGTTTGGGGCAGGTATCAGACAGTGCAAGCGGAGCCAGCTATCTTCTGTCTGAAACAAGCCCTCTTAACAGCAAAGCCCTCCGGCAGTAGGTCATAGCCTAATGCCGGAGGGCTTTGTCGTAAGGAAATTGTCTGCTGTGAGAGGATGAATTGCTTCGACACTGGCTTGATGCGCCACATGCTCGCAATGACAGGAGAAGGAGATTTAGGCTACCGTCGGCTGGTGTTCCAGATCAAACAGGTCGGTAAGCACGTCAATCAGCTGGTCGGCCTCGCCGCGCTTGCAGGCGGCTTTGAGATGGATGACGGGCTGCTTGAGGATCTTCTGCATCAGCGACTTCGTGACTTCGTCCATGCGGCGTGCTTCCTCAGGGCTCATCTTCTTCTGGAAGCGGTCCATCTCTTCCTGCCGGATCTGCTCCAGCGCGTTTTTCAGCTTCTGAATGGTCGGCGACACCATCATTTCCTTGCTCCAGTCGTTGAGGCCGGCAATGCTTTCGGCAATGATGGCGCGCACGTGCGGCACGGCGGCCAGGCGGCGCTCCAGCGCGGCCGAGGCCTTACTCTGGATGGCGTCGATGTTGTAGACGAGCACGCCCGGCACGGTTTCCACCTCGGCCTCAATGCTGCGCGGCACCGACAGGTCGATGAAGAACTTGTAGCTGAGCACGTCGAGGTGCTGCACCATCTCGCGGGTGAAGAAGGGCGTGGCTGCCGCAATCGACGACACGATGATGTCGGCTTCCTTCATGCCCTGCACCAAGTTCTCGAAGTCCAGTACCTTCAGGCCGCATTCTTCGGCCAGCGTTTCGGCCTTGGAGCGGGTGCGGTTGCAGATGGTCACGTCCTGAAACTGCTTGCTGTCGCCGAAGTGGCGGCACACATCCGCCCCGATTTCGCCCAGGCCTACCACCAGCACGCGCGGGTTGGCGACGTCGGCGGTCAGCTCCTCTACCAGCTCCAGAGCGGCGTAGGAGGTGGAAGCAGCGCCGTCGCGGAAGCTGGTTTCCTGCTGTACGCGCTTGTTGGTGAAGAACACGGTGTGCAGCAGGCGGTGCAGAAACGGACCGGCAGCGTCTTCGTCGGCGGCCCACTGGTAGGCCTGCTTCACTTGGTTGCTGATCTGCAGGTCGCCAACTACCTGAGCATCGAGGCCCATAGCTACCTCAAACAGGTGCTGCACCGCCGTATCGGCATCGGTGAGCAGGTCGAAGTAAGGCGTGTAGCTGTCGGCGTCGGCCAGGCCCTTGAGCTTGCCCAGCGCCGTGATGATGGCGGTGCTGTAGTCGAGGTCAGAGGAGTAGTAGACTTCCGTGCGGTTGCAGGTGCTGAGCACGAGTAGGTCGGTAAGACCCAGTTCGTGGTGCAGCGTGTGCAGAAAGCGGCGGCAGGCGGCTTCGTCCAGTGCAATAAGCTCCCGGATTTGCAGGGGGGCTTTTTTGAACGAAAGACTGACTGCCTTGAAAGGATGGGACATAGCGGGTGGCTACTGCAATTGCAGAAGGCAAAATTACGGCACAAATTGGTACCGTGAAAACAGCCAGCAACCTATCCTGGTTCGAGAAAGGTTGAAATTGCGTTTTAGGGCTTTAAAGCGTCTTTTTGAATCGATAAAGTGACAAAAATCAGCTGATGGGTAGTCCGCTAGGCGGCCTTTGTCGTAACGGCAGCGCCCGGCGGCGCGTTGTACCTTCGTTCCGCCCGGCGGGCTTCGGGGCAAACCGGGGCCGGCGCCGCGCCCGGCAGCCTGCTGCTGCCGGGTTTCTCACCAGCGTTTTCTTCGTGCTTTGATAGCCATCTACGACCAAAAATCCCGCATCAAACTGCTTATTGTGGCGGTGGCGCTACTCATTGCGGCCGCTACCGTCATCTATACCAACATCCTGGTGCAGCGCGTGTCGGAGCGGGAGCAGCAGCAGATTGCACTCTACGCCAAGGCCCAGCGCTTTATCATCAACTCGGAGGTCGACTCGAATACCAACTTCGTATTCGAGGAAATCATCAACGCCAACACCACCATCCCCATCATCCTCACCGACGACGAGGGCAATATCGTGGATGCCAAGAACGTGACCGTGCCCAAGAGCCGGTCGGAGAAGGCCTCCATTGCGTATCTGCGGCGCGAAATAACGGTGATGGAGCAGCAGCACCGGCCCATCGTGATTGAGCTGGGTGCCGGCCTGCGCAACCGCATCTATTATAAAGATTCAGTGCTGCTGGCACAATTGCGAACGTATCCGCTGGTGCAGCTGGCCGTGATTGCCTGCCTGGGCGTTATTGCCTACTTCGCATTCAGCTATTCGCGCCGCTCCGAGCAGAACCGCGTGTGGGTGGGCCTGGCCAAGGAAACCGCGCACCAGTTGGGCACGCCCCTGAGCAGCCTGATGGCCTGGCAGAGCTATCTGAGCGAGAGTGAGCGGTTCAAGGATGAGCCCATTGTGGAGGAACTGAGCAAGGACATCCGGCGGC from Hymenobacter canadensis harbors:
- a CDS encoding Glu/Leu/Phe/Val dehydrogenase dimerization domain-containing protein, with the translated sequence MKDLLAKFENKRPEIVFEWKDAETEAEGWVVINSLRGGAAGGGTRMRKGLDKREVESLAKTMEVKFTVSGPAIGGAKSGINFDPQDPRKRGVLERWYRAVIPLLKNYYGTGGDLNVDEIHDVIPITEDYGLWHPQEGIVNGHYRATEPQKIQKLGQLRQGVVKVLEDAAFTPDLSRKYTVADLITGYGVAEAVRHYYELWGDRSVAGKRAVVQGWGNVGAAAAYYLASQGARITGIIDRAGGLIKEEGFSLEEIRTLFLQREGNALTAPDLLSFDEVNQRIWSSGAEIFIPAAASRLVTRQQVEQLIAGGLEVISCGANVPFQDPEIFFGPTGEFADQHTSVIPDFVANCGMARVFAYLMETNAEITDQAIFGDTSRIIRRALERTRQQGDARTGVAQKSFEMALRQLV
- a CDS encoding mechanosensitive ion channel family protein, which gives rise to MTLTEILHYRFLGNNVAAYLWCVGILLFGYAFKTLLSRLVSRVVFRFIRQKTEGVSEAQFQALLIRPLSIVVFFVTIYLAFQVLDYPVRSSELAHNEPWPKVALFRLYQIGIIWGVAWIALRLVDFAVLVFQRRTSTGGGLQAELVPFAKDLIKVLIIVLAFLGVLGRVFGVDVTALIGGLGIGGLAVAFAAKESLENLIASFTIFLDRPFAVGDLVEVGAVAGTVEKVGFRSTRLRTAEKSYVTVPNKSMIDKPLDNLSLRTARRVSFTLALSHATSSQQLHRIVEEGKRLIGENPLVTKDIQMQFSALTPAAKEVTVQYFVETTNYDEYLQVKEELNYRLVEAVEQAGGLFASTGSTVVQLAGGGRLDGLNSASTPVV
- a CDS encoding ATP-binding protein, which codes for MIAIYDQKSRIKLLIVAVALLIAAATVIYTNILVQRVSEREQQQIALYAKAQRFIINSEVDSNTNFVFEEIINANTTIPIILTDDEGNIVDAKNVTVPKSRSEKASIAYLRREITVMEQQHRPIVIELGAGLRNRIYYKDSVLLAQLRTYPLVQLAVIACLGVIAYFAFSYSRRSEQNRVWVGLAKETAHQLGTPLSSLMAWQSYLSESERFKDEPIVEELSKDIRRLQIITERFSNIGSVPVLKPENILRTTQNAISYLQSRVSKKVTFEIKTDLPTDTPALVNVPLFDWVIENICKNAVDAMDGRGSITLHLRRPVRDKTGIAIDITDTGKGIPKSKIDNVFLPGYTTKKRGWGLGLALAKRIIENYHQGRLFVKWSEVGRGTTFRVVLKG
- the hemA gene encoding glutamyl-tRNA reductase; its protein translation is MSHPFKAVSLSFKKAPLQIRELIALDEAACRRFLHTLHHELGLTDLLVLSTCNRTEVYYSSDLDYSTAIITALGKLKGLADADSYTPYFDLLTDADTAVQHLFEVAMGLDAQVVGDLQISNQVKQAYQWAADEDAAGPFLHRLLHTVFFTNKRVQQETSFRDGAASTSYAALELVEELTADVANPRVLVVGLGEIGADVCRHFGDSKQFQDVTICNRTRSKAETLAEECGLKVLDFENLVQGMKEADIIVSSIAAATPFFTREMVQHLDVLSYKFFIDLSVPRSIEAEVETVPGVLVYNIDAIQSKASAALERRLAAVPHVRAIIAESIAGLNDWSKEMMVSPTIQKLKNALEQIRQEEMDRFQKKMSPEEARRMDEVTKSLMQKILKQPVIHLKAACKRGEADQLIDVLTDLFDLEHQPTVA
- a CDS encoding ArsR/SmtB family transcription factor, with amino-acid sequence MLKVLAHPKRLAIVDLLGKEDKMTVTEIYRSLDLPQAIASQHLITLKDRGILSSFKVGTKIYYSLSIPKLLDVIDSLEECCDTM